The following are from one region of the Camarhynchus parvulus chromosome 3, STF_HiC, whole genome shotgun sequence genome:
- the LOC115901576 gene encoding prolyl-tRNA synthetase associated domain-containing protein 1-like, whose protein sequence is MAAELREALERRLRDLGIATVTAEHPQVFTVEEMMPHVQHMKGAHSKNLFLKDKKKKGFWLVTVLHDRQVSLNELGKKLGVGSGNLRFADENAMLEKLRVGQGCATPLALFCDQGDVRLVLDAALLQGGHEKVYFHPMTNSATMGLSPDDFLKFVRSTGHEPIIVHFDEDIK, encoded by the exons aTGGCGGCCGAGCTGCGGGAGGCGCTGGAGCGGCGGCTGCGGGACCTGGGCATCGCCACCGTCACCGCCGAGCACCCCCAG GTGTTCACTGTTGAGGAAATGATGCCCCACGTGCAACACATGAAAGGAGCTCACAGTAAAAACCTGTTTcttaaagacaaaaagaagaaagggtTCTGGCTGGTGACAGTCCTGCACGACAGGCAGGTCAGTTTGAACGAACTTGGTAAAAAACTGGGCGTTGGAAGCGGAAACCTCAGATTTGCTGACGAGAACGCCATGCTGGAAAAGCTGCGAGTGGGTCAGGGCTGTGCCACGCCGCTCGCCCTCTTCTGTGACCAGGGAGATGTGAGGCTGGTGCTGGACGCTGCCCTGCTCCAAGGGGGCCATGAAAAGGTGTATTTCCATCCAATGACAAATTCTGCAACCATGGGCTTAAGCCCCGACGACTTCCTGAAGTTTGTGAGATCAACAGGCCATGAGCCCATCATCGTACACTTTGATGAAGACATTAAGTAG